From Streptomyces sp. NBC_00370, a single genomic window includes:
- a CDS encoding helix-turn-helix domain-containing protein, with protein MDAAQQESTARARELQRSWYGEPLGALFRRLIDDLGLNQARLAAVLGLSAPMLSQLMSGQRAKIGNPAVVQRVQALQDLAGQVADGSVGAVEATDRMEAIKKSQGGSVLTGTSQTTNSSGAPTVRRVVREIQSLLRSVAAAGDIIDAADSLALSQPELAEFLRVYGAGRTADAVAHYEAHQG; from the coding sequence ATGGACGCCGCACAGCAGGAATCCACAGCCAGAGCGAGAGAGCTGCAGAGAAGCTGGTACGGAGAGCCGCTGGGCGCTCTCTTCCGCAGGCTCATCGACGACCTGGGTCTCAACCAGGCCCGGCTGGCCGCGGTGCTCGGGCTCTCGGCGCCGATGCTCTCCCAGCTCATGAGCGGTCAGCGGGCGAAGATCGGCAACCCCGCCGTCGTCCAGCGCGTCCAGGCCCTGCAGGACCTGGCGGGACAGGTCGCCGACGGCAGCGTCGGCGCCGTGGAGGCCACGGACCGGATGGAAGCGATCAAGAAGTCGCAGGGTGGTTCCGTCCTCACCGGGACCAGCCAGACGACGAACAGCTCGGGCGCGCCGACGGTCCGCCGGGTGGTGCGGGAGATCCAGTCCCTGCTGCGGTCCGTCGCCGCTGCGGGCGACATCATCGACGCCGCCGACTCCCTCGCCCTCAGCCAGCCCGAACTGGCAGAGTTCCTCAGGGTGTACGGCGCCGGGCGCACCGCCGACGCGGTGGCCCACTACGAGGCGCACCAGGGCTGA